The segment TGGTTGATCAACTGCTGCGTATCCTCGCGCGCCATGAAGGCGGTGTGTTGCAGCGCTTGGTCAACGAATAGCGCCCACACACGGTTGCGCCGTTCGTTCAAGCGCGGTGTCGGCCGGTACGGGGACACTGGGGGCTCCTGTCATTCTGGAGTTGCCCATGCGCTACCTCTACGCCCCTGTGTTTTTCTTTGGGTTCATAGGCGCTGCCCTGGCAGTGGCGGTGAACACCTATCTGTTTTGGTTGCTGCCCTTGCTGGTGGGCATAGTGCTGGTGGCTGTCGGTGCGCCCCAGTCGCCCCGTCACCAGGCAATGATCCTCGGCCAGCCAGATCTCGCCCTGCCAACTTGGCTGCGCTGCACCGTTCATGGCCACAGTGAAGGCGTGTCAGTCAAAGTAGCCTCGCAGGCTGAAATTGTACCCAGTATCCACGGTGGTGTTCGCCACACGCCCAGCACGCTTGTTCAAGACGAACTCGAAGGTCGGTTCGTACAGGCCATCACACAGGCAGGCGCCGGCCAGGACTTCGACGTCATACCAGCCGTTGTCCAGTTCGATCACAGGGCGGCCCGGCTCACGGTAGCGCGCCAGCAAGTCGCCCAGGGTCTTGGGGGTTAAGTACTGGAGGATACGCCAGGTGTACAGCATCACAGCGCCATGCTCGATCTTCAGCGAATAACCACCGCGCTGGTGCTTGAGACGGCTGCTCGCCTCGCGCAATTTGGGCGTTTGCCCATCGAGCGTGAACACCACGTGGTAGGGAAGGTTGTCGACGCCGGCCACAGGCAGCACGACGCCGTCGCGTACGGCCTTGTCGCCGCTGTCATGGTGGGTGAATTCGTAGGCCAGGTCGTCAGGCAGGCCATGCTCCTGCTTGAAGCGCTCGAGCAATTGGATGTCACCTAGCAGGAAGTAGTCGACCAGGTCGTTGAGCACTTCGTCGAACTCATGACGCATCGTGTGTCCTTGGGCAACGATCGATAGGGCTGCGCCAGTCGGGATGTTGGACGGGCGCAGGCGGTGGACAGGCGCCAGTCAGTGTAACTGCGTAATCTGGATGAGGTTGCCGCAGGTGTCGTCGAAGATTGCAGTCATGACGTTATCGACCTCGGCGGGAGTCTGATGGAACTGGACACCGGCAGCGGATAGCCGGATGTATTCGCCTTGTATGTCTCGCACGGCAAAGGTTGCGGTGGGTATGCCGTCTTCTTTGAGCGCGGCCTTGTACGCTTTCGACGCAGGGTGCACCTCTGGCTCCAGTTGCAGTTGCACGCCGTTGGGGTCGTTGGGTGAGGTCAGGGTCAGCCAGCGGTGCTGGCCCATGGCGAGGTCTTGTTTAGGTTCGAAGCCCAGTACGTAGTGATAGAAGGCAAGCGCTTTGGCTTGGTCGTCGACAAGAATACGGGTGAGCATGATCTTCATGGGCGCACACCTATGCTGGGGTCGTTACTTATCAGTAAAGACGGCCCTTGACGTTTGGCAATGCAGCCCAGTATCAAATCGCGTCTTTGATCACGCCATCGGTGCATCAGGGCCGCAAACTGGTCAATGGCCGGCGCAGCACAAGCGTTCAGCCTTTGGAAGTGTTCGTAGTGGTGTGCAGGTCAGCGGCGAAT is part of the Pseudomonas parafulva genome and harbors:
- a CDS encoding VOC family protein, whose product is MKIMLTRILVDDQAKALAFYHYVLGFEPKQDLAMGQHRWLTLTSPNDPNGVQLQLEPEVHPASKAYKAALKEDGIPTATFAVRDIQGEYIRLSAAGVQFHQTPAEVDNVMTAIFDDTCGNLIQITQLH